The sequence AAATATCTAGTATCTGCTCAGCTGAATGAAACTTACTACTTACTGACTGGTTAGCATTTTGGTATTAGCATTGTATTGTAAAAAGGTATATAACTACTGTGCTGGATACAGTTAAAATGAGTAAATGTCTCATGTTCTTATTAGGATTGGCCTTGTCGAATCTAAAATTTGTGTGCTGGTTGGAAACTTGGAGAGGAATGAATTTATATCTATTGCCCATATAAAGCCACAGTCTTTCCCTGGCAACCGAGAGCTTGTAAACAGTggttttcattacttttctgaAATCCAGTTTGGCCAATGTATTGTACCTTGTTTATATTTATTCACCTCAGCTTATCTGTGAGAGATGTTCAGTTACGTACCTACTGTTTTGTAGGTATGAGGTCTGAGAGGCAAGGTTCTGAGCATGTGGgatctttttaaagaagggaGAACTTCAGGGAGGAGTTCTTGGAGAACTTAAGTGTGGGCTGACTCTAATCTTTAACTGCTGCATACAACTAAACTGTTTTGCTTAATCCCTTCTTGAGAGTAGATACTAGCATCCAAATAACTGGCATCTGTGCATAAATGATAGATTTGTGAATCTGTCTTTTTAGGAGTGAATATGTGTCAATGTGGTTTCTTGGAATCGTATTTAGGAAAgtggaaaatgcagaaagtgtTAATGTTGATTTAACGTGCATTATACGGTCATTCAAAGATACAGGTAAGCCTATATTTTGCTCTAGTCTTGtagggtttcatttttttattctagtgCAAGTTGCTTCACAAAGTGAATTGTGCTTCCTTCTGGTATTAGCTATTAGATATTTCTATAGAGCGTGATGCATAGAAGATTAGCCTTAAAAACATACTATTTTGACACTTTGGCAAAGTAAGTCCATCTTGAAACAAAAGTGTGTACTACAGTCCTATACCATATACCACATGTGAAATAGCTCTGCAGATCATCGTAAACACTCAGAAAGGAACTGCGATTCATGCGGTCGACAGTCAGATGTGAAGCCAGGAGACGTCCAGTTGTCAGTTGCTGAATTTTGAAAGTGGGAATTAACTGCATCAGACTCTAAAATAAGTTGTTGATGCCTCTTgagagtattttttccaaaataacagTTTGTGTATGATACCATCCCAGAACTTTGAAAAGCAGTGAGTGGTCACATTGTAATGACATGCAGTCTTGCATGTAAAGCTTCATGTTCATCTTCCATTATTACTTTTGATAGATGtagaaataaagtaatattGCAAGTGTTGTTAGATAATGCTAGAATaaaggggtttgggggtgagCAGTTCTTTGAAAGTATAGGTCTTTTCCACAGTCTGTTTACTTCTTCCCAAGCTGACTGCTCTTGTGCCTTTCAGAAGTGCATGTGTGCTGTCAGGCTCATGCCTTGCTATCATAATGACGAACTAAGGAAATCAGGTTACTCTTCTGAAGTGACAAGTGTGTTTGGACAAAAAGTTCTAAACAGTGGACTCCTTTAAACTCTTCATCAGTGCAAACAAACATTTATCCATGGTACCAGCATGAGCTGTGTGTTGTGTTGCTCAGACAACATGAGTAAATGCAGTAAAAGCTGACCTTCTTTTTAGCTCATGCTTTGGGATATGAgaaggacacagaaaaaaggCATCAAAACTCTTGTCTGAGTTTCAAGCCAGGTGGGGTGACTTCCTCAGACTTGCACTCTTCTCTGAACTGATGCTTGTCTTGTACGTTAGATCTAGTGGCGCTGTGTTTCAGTGTTGTGGCAAATGCAAATTATGTCAACAAGGTTTATGTACTGCTAAGAGGCTAGAACTAATGTTAAATCCTGTATTTCTATGCACAAACTTTATTAGCATAGCTGTGTGCTCTTAGTTTAGTGAAGCACAGCCTGTAGTATGTTTCAGATATAGGGATTGAATCCAGAGAGATTGAACAGAAAAGGTATTTCTGAGAGGTGTGATATCCTTTGGCAAATGTGGGAGTGACCAGTAGTTATGTGCAAGAAAGCTTTTATCATATGCCTTGACTTTGAGAGAATATTTTTAGAGGGCAAAGATTAACTTCAAGTTGATGGGCTCAAGAGTAAAAGGCTCCCTGTTTGGAaggcttttgttaaatgaacTTTATCTCACTTTTACATAAAAACATTATTGAATTTACTTTGAAGCAACTGTTCATATTAGTGTGAATGTTCatatttgtgcttttgtttcacTTCTAGGTCTCCTGTAGAAAGACTTATAagccttttgggttttgttgcaTGTCCTTACTTTGATTCCCACTCTGTATGTTAGTAAGCTGACTTTCCAGTTATGATCACGATAGGCTTGTTAAACTTATCTAAATTTGACTTAATTCTGTAATAACTGCTGTGCTAGTATAGCATATTTAAGTTGCATAAAAGGTTGTTTGCAGGCAGTtaagaaaaaatggtttaaattgTAGTGGTTCTGATAAGTCAGATGTCCCTAAAATCCAGTCTTTCTTGGACAGATAGAATTTTAACACCTAAATTACTGGAAAGTTATATGATGTTACAAAACTGTTACGAAAAAACCCACAATCACTGCTGTaaatatcaaattaaaaaaaattagtctgaaTCTTGAGTAAAGTGTCTGGTCTCTCATCAGCTGTGCACATTTGGGTTGATTCAGAAAGTTGTCTAGAtctattttcaaacagaaaactaagGGTTAAGGACTATTATCTCCTTCAGGCTAAAAATCAGCTCAGATGTGAGCTGCGTGATTTGCAAACCACAGCTGTAACTGAGCACATAAATGCATATTTGAACTTAAATAGCTGTTATGTATCTGGTCTGTACTGGATATGAAATGGGCATCTTAGGTCACGTTCATCTTGAGGCAACTTCTTGTTCTTTGTTTGGGCTGGACAGACTTAAAGGCTTGCTGTTTCTAAAGAAACCATATGTAACTTTGACAAATCCCTAATGCAAACATTCCCACTAAGCTACAACACTAAATTTCCTGTTAGCTTACAGCCAGGCTAACTACCTCAATGTGCTAAAGGAAGGTATGAAGATTGAGGCAGCTCATGTGAAGAGAAAGCATCTCCACtattttttgttacagaaaagaaagaaggtatAATAAACATTTGGCTCTtctggcaatatttttttttttgctttaataattACTTGAAGACgtcattatttttgttgttgtttcagcAAAGCATGCCAGGTACTAGTCAAAATGTTCGTGGGCTTCAGTGCAAAAGGACTTCTTCAGATGGAAGCTGTTTGGACAGTTGCAGAGACATGGACTCCAGAACACCAGATAATTCCTCTTTGTTACGTAAGGTTTTTAAATTGGACACTTctacagaagagagagaaagcttAGCACCATACCCTTAAAACTGTgaagaagctgctttttaacTGACTCACAATGTGAATGAGGTCTAGGATTTCTTGTTTGAATCTATGTTGTTCATAAGCATGTGCTGGGCTGTAATGGCTTCAGGAGCACAGCTGTCATCTCCTTTGGGCACATGGGGGGAGACAGGTTAAAGAAATCcttgaaaaaattaatgtaatgaTGTACATGAACACAtataggaagaaagaagaatgtgATACCAGAGAAATTATTTGGTCTTGAATGTGGATCCCCTTAGGTTAGTGTGTAACTTGAAGCCAGAGTGTTTTATATATAGGTAGCTGTTCTTTCTAACAAAAAGTATGATTAATGCCAAGCAGTATTATGTCCTAATGAAGTGCTGATCTTGATTACAGAAACGCTAGACTTGGTGCAGCAATATGAGAACTCGGGCAGTAAAAGTGTCTGTCACTTCCTGGGAAGTCTGTTCACAAGCTACTTCAGCACAGGAGGAATATGAAATCTTGAGAGTAATAGCCCAAGACTACCAAATGTGTAATGCCTGCTGTGTTCAGACTGTAGgagtagcattaaa is a genomic window of Aquila chrysaetos chrysaetos unplaced genomic scaffold, bAquChr1.4, whole genome shotgun sequence containing:
- the LOC115337558 gene encoding poly(A) polymerase gamma-like isoform X2 produces the protein MPIITPAYPQQNSTYNVSTSTRAVMVEELKHGLAVTNEILQGKSDWSKLFEPLNFFQKYKHYIVLTASASTEEHHLEWSEYVSMWFLGIVFRKVENAESVNVDLTCIIRSFKDTAYSQANYLNVLKEGMKIEAAHVKRKHLHYFLLQKRKKQSMPGTSQNVRGLQCKRTSSDGSCLDSCRDMDSRTPEMLCIRNLMVLTTERRYFM